CGAGCTGATAGAGCAGTACAAGGACTTCAAGGCAAGACTGTCAACGAAAATGGTGGGCGAAACCCTTGAACAGCATTGCCTGACACAGTTCAATTCTCTCAGAATGTCGGCATTTCCCAATGCCTATTTTGAAAAGGATAACGATGCAAGGAGCGGTAGCAAGGGCGATTTCATTTTCAGAGAATCTTCAGATGACGGTATAGAATTCATCTCAATTATGTTCGAGATGAAGAATGAGATGGACACCACCGCCACAAAGCATAAGAATGAGGACTTCTTCAAGGAGCTTGACAAGGACAGAAATGAAAAGGGTTGCGAATATGCCGTTCTCGTTTCAATGCTCGAAGCCGACAACGAGTTCTATAATGCAGGCATAGTCGATGTTTCGTATAAGTACCCCAAGATGTACGTTATTCGTCCGCAATTCTTTATTCCGCTTATCTCTCTGCTGAGAAACGCCGCAAGAAACAGCCTTGAATATAAGCGTGAGCTTGCTATGGCAAAGGCTCAGCAGGTTGACCTTACAAACTTTGAGAATAATATCAACGAGTTCAAGAATGCTTTCTCAAAAAACTATCAGCTTGCAAGCAAAAAGTTCAATATTGCAATTGAAGAGATTGATAAAACTATAGATCATCTTCAGAAGACAAAGGACGCACTTCTGTCTTCCGAAAACAATCTCCGTCTTGCAAATAACAAGGCGGAAGAACAGCTTACTATCAAAAAGCTGACAAAGGACGCTCCGAGCATCAAGGAGGAGTTTGCAAGACTTGCAAGCGAACAGACAGCATTGCCCGGCGGTGCAGACGAATAATTCAGAATACGGCGGAGCAGACCTTGTATTTGCTCCGCTTTGTTGTATTATATACGGATAGCATCGTACCCTTAACTCTTGCATTTTACTGTAATTATGGTATACTATAAAGGCAATACCGCATAATTAGCGGTATCGCCTCAGACTGTCGAAAAACCTTTTAATTATTAAAAATTGGGGTCGCAGGGGCGAAGCCCCCGACAGGGTCTAGGGGCGGTAGCCCCACACTCAGCCCCGGCACGGATGCCGGGCGTGTATGCCCAAAGGCTCTGCACGATGCAGAGCCAACAAAGCATACACAGCCCTTCACCACGGAGAAGGGGTTTGGGGTTTCGGCAAGGACGCCGAGATAGAACGCTCAAAGGCTTTGCAGGACGCAAAGCCCACAAAGCGTTCTTATAGGGATAGAGAATTTGCTCTATTTTTTATAAAAACAGACTTTTTCTACAAACTGAGGCAATACCGCATAATTAGCGGTATCGCCTAAAAATAACTCACCGAAAAAATCAATCTGACCTCTGCTCGAAAGGATAAATATGGGATTTCTTATTATTGACGGCAACAGCATATTAAACCGTGCATTCTACGGTATCCGTGTGCTGACAAATTCAAGAGGTGTTGCCACAAATGCCGTAACAGGCTTTATGAACACTCTGCTTATGCTTGAAAAGGATGTAAATCCGGATATGATAGCGGTAGCTTTCGACCTTAAAGCGCT
This window of the [Eubacterium] siraeum genome carries:
- a CDS encoding DUF2130 domain-containing protein, yielding MQEIRCPKCNEVFQVDDSGYSQIVQQVRDKEFEKEAARRAEELEKAKNSELKILEMEYEKKLESALSEKSDDITDKEKRITELEARLESIESEKQLAVANAVRERENSFSEESRKAQKAISDKDIEIAELIAKLKQADNERAFAVDKANSEKNAELSEKDSHIKQLELQLQQAQRLQQAALDKVSSENALAIAKKDNEINELNSKLRSKDNEAELRCRAIEEKYAIELKNKDELIEQYKDFKARLSTKMVGETLEQHCLTQFNSLRMSAFPNAYFEKDNDARSGSKGDFIFRESSDDGIEFISIMFEMKNEMDTTATKHKNEDFFKELDKDRNEKGCEYAVLVSMLEADNEFYNAGIVDVSYKYPKMYVIRPQFFIPLISLLRNAARNSLEYKRELAMAKAQQVDLTNFENNINEFKNAFSKNYQLASKKFNIAIEEIDKTIDHLQKTKDALLSSENNLRLANNKAEEQLTIKKLTKDAPSIKEEFARLASEQTALPGGADE